Genomic DNA from Candidatus Polarisedimenticolaceae bacterium:
TATCTCGCTCACGTCGCTCTCCGGCACCGTCGCACGCAGGCGGTGCTCCTCATGCCGCGGCCGATCCAGGGCGTGTTGTTCCGGGTCGTCGTCGCGATCGGTACGCTGCTCGGCCGCTATCGGGGCGACGATTGGCCCGGGTGCCCGGCGCGGTGCTTCGGGGCGCCGGCGGCGACGGAGTCCAACGTGGCTGGCGCCGGGTTCGACTCGGACTGACGGTCCGTTCACGCGGAGTCGCGCGGGAGGCGGGCGCATGAAACACCGGCGCATCGTCGTGACGCACTACGGCGGGCCCGAGGTCGTTCGGGTCGTCGAGGAGGAGTGCCCGGAGCCCGTGCACGGCGAGGTCCGGGTGAAGGTGCTCGCCGCCGGGGTTTCCCTGCCCGACGTCCTCGCCCGCGAGGGGGTCCATCCCGAGACGCCTCGGCCCCCATTCACGCCGGGGTGGGACCTCGTCGGCGTGGTGGATCGGCTCGGCGCGGAGGTCACCGGCGTCGAGGCCGGCCGGGTGGTCACGGCGATGCCGATCCACGGCGCCTGGGCGGAGTTCGTGTGCCTGCCGGAGCGGGAGCTGATCCCGGTGCCGGCGGGGCTGGACCCCGCCGAGGCGGTGAGCCTCGTGCTCAACTACGTCACCGCGTTCCAGATGATGCATCGCACGGCCTCGGTTCGATCGGGCGCACGGGTGCTGATTCACGGCGCGGCCGGGGGGGTCGGCACGGCGCTGTTGCAGCTTGGGCGCCTCGCCGGACTGGAGATGTACGGCACTTGCTCCCCACGCGGGGCGTCCACGGTCTCCGAGCTGGGAGCCGTTCCCATCGACTACCGGGAGCGGGATTTCGTCGAGGAGATCCGCCGCATCACGGGGGACGGCGTGGACGTCGTCTTCGATCCCATCGGGGGAGACCACCTGTGGAGATCGAGGAAGGCGCTCCGTCCCGGGGGGAAGGTCGTCGGCTACGGCCTCTCCACGTCGTTGCGCGGTGAGGGTCTGACCTCGAGTCGACCCGGCCGCAGGCAACGCTTCCGCGGGACCGCGGCGTTCGCCCGGACCATCGCCGCGAGCTGGCTGCTGCCCGGACGGAGACGGGTGGTTCCCTACAGCATCCAGACGCTCAAGAAGGTGAAGCCGGCGTGGTTTCGCGAAGATCTCGTCGCGCTGCTCGACTTCCTCCAACAGGGCAAGATCCGGCCTCTCGTCGCGTCACGATTCCCGCTCGCCGAAGCCAGGCAAGCCCAGGAGTTGCTTGAGAAGGGCGGGGTGATCGGGAAGATCGTGCTCGTGAGCGCCGGGTGACGCTTTTCACGCCGGCGCCGGAGGGTTAGCCTTCGGCAGGAGGGTCCCGCCATGCCGACCGCCAAGCGTCTCCAGTTCTCCGTCGTCATCGCCGCTCCTCCGGCGAAGATCTGGTCCACGATGCTCGAGCTGGACAGTTACCGCGAGTGGACGCGGGCGTTCTGCGAGGGGTCGTATTACGAGGGCTCGTGGGAGCGCGGCGCAAGAATCCGGTTCCTCGCCCCGGGCGGCGAGGGGATGGTCGCCGAGATCGCGGAGTGCCGCCCGCACGAATTCGTCTCGATCCGACATCTCGGGGTCATCGCCGGCGGGGTCGAGGACACGACGAGCGAGACCGTGCGCGCATGGGCTCCCGCCTACGAGAACTACACCCTCGAGTCGGTTCCCGAGGGGACGCGCCTCGTGGTGGACCAGGACGTCACGGCGGAGTACGAGGCGATGATGGGGGAGATGTGGCCGAAGGCGCTGGAGCGACTGAAGGGGCTGTGCGAGCGGAGCGCGTGATCGACCTTCGCGTCGCGACCGAAGCCGACCTCCCGGAGGTTCGGGAGCTCCTTCGCGAGTACCACGCATGGACCGGCGTCGACCTCGGCTTCCAGGGGTTCGAGCGGGAGCTCGCGGAGCTTCCGGGCGGCTACGCCGCTCCGGACGGCGTGCTGCTCGTCGCGTGCCTCGACGGAGCGATGGTCGGGTGCGTCGCGGCGCACCGCTGGAACGACGACGTGTGCGAGATGAAGCGCCTCTACGTTCGGGACGCGGCGCGGGGGACCGGCTGCGGCCGCGCGCTCGTCCGGCGCGTCCTCGACTGGGCGCGCGAGGCGCGGTACCGGCGCGTCGTGCTCGACACGCTGCCGGTCATGGATCAGGCGCAGCGCATGTACGAGCGGCTGGGATTCCGCGACATCCCGCCCTACCGGCCGAACCCGGTCCCCGGGGCGCGGTATCTCGGGCTGACGCTGGAATGAACCGGGAAGGAGACGGCAATCCGATGTCGAAACTGCGCGTCCTGTGTTTCGGAACGTCCCTCGACGGCTACGGCGCCGGCCCGAACCAGAGTCTCGAACACCCGCTCGGCGTCGGCGGGCCGGAGATGATGGCGTGGTTCTTCCCGACCCGAACCTGGACGCGGATGCAAGGCGGGGACGGGGGAGAGACGGGCGTCGACGACACGATGGCCGCGCAGGGGTTCGAGGGGATCGGCGCCTGGATCCTCGGCCGGAACATGTTCGGTCCGGTCCGGGGGCCGTGGCCGGACGAGAGCTGGAAGGGGTGGTGGGGAGACGAGCCGCCCTACCACGTGCCGGTCTTCGTCCTGACGCATCACGCGAGGGCGCCGCTGAAGATGGCCGGAGGCACCGAGTTCTTCTTCGTCACCGACGGGATCCACGCGGCGCTCGAGCGGGCGAGGGAAGCGGCGGGGGGGAAGGACGTCCGCCTCGGGGGCGGCGTCGCGACCGTCCGGCAATACCTGCGGGCGCGCCTGATCGACGACCTTCACCTCGCCGTGCGCCCCGTGCTGCTCGGCTCCGGGGAGGCGCTGTTCCACGACCTCGACCTTCGCGCGCTGGGGTACGAGTGCGCGAGGCACGTCGCCGGCGAGCGCGCGATGCACGTCTTCCTTCGTCGGCGGTAGGCGGGGGCCGGCAGGAAGTCGCGACCGCCGAGACGAACGTGGCCGTTGGCGTAGACTGCGGCGTTCGTCCGACCCCGAAGGAGACTCGAGATGAAGTTCCTGCCCGCCCTGATGCTCGTCCTGTGCGCCGTCCACCCCGCCCCGGCGGAGGAGCCCCCGCCGGCTCCGGAGGCGCCGAAGCGGGCGGTCCTCGTGACCGGTGCGAGCGCCGGGATCGGCCGCAAGATCACCGAGAAGCTCGCCGCCGAGGGGTTCTTCGTCTTCGCCGGCGCGCGCAAGGAGCAGGACCTCAAGGACCTCGACGCGATCCCGAACGTGGACAGCGTGCGCCTCGACGTCACGAGCCAGGCCGAGATCGCCGCGGCGGTCGAGACGATCCGCAAGTCCGGGCGACCGCTCTACGCCGTCGTCAACAATGCGGGGGTCGTGGCGATCGACCCGGTCCTCAGCACCCGGGACGAGGACTTCGACTTCCAGATGCAGGTGAACGTCTACGGCGTCTTCCGCGTCACGAAGGCGTTCGCCCCCTTGGTCGTCGAGTCGAAGGGGCGCATCGTCAACATCAGCTCGATCTCGGCGTTCCTCACGAGCGGCGGCGCGGCGGGATACACGGCGAGCAAGGCGGCGGTCGAGGGGTTCACGGCGGCACTCGCGACGGAGATGGCGCCCAGCGGTGTGGCGGTGATCGCGGTCGAGCCCGGCGCCTACAACACGGACATCGTGAAGAAGGCGTACGACCGTTCGGTGACGAAGGGGTTCGACGGCGACCGGTCGAAGATGAAGCCCCCCGACGAGGTCGCGGCCGCGGTGCACCGTGCCCTCACGGACGTGAAGCCGAAGCCCCGTTACATGGTGGTCCCGTCCCCCGAGCAGGCGGAGAAGACCATCCGGTCGGCCATCGACGCGGTGGTGCAGCTCAACGAGGACCAGGCGTACACGTACGACCGCGAGAAGCTGATCAAGATGCTCGACGAGGCGATGGCGAAGGCGAAGGGGAGGTAGGGGTGGCGGTCGGGGGAACCTTCCCGAGCGCCTCGCGGATTCGCGGCGCCCACTTTCGGTAGGTGCCCCTGCCTCCGCCGAGTTCGCGTACCAGCACGACGCCATCCCGAACCAGGAGCTTGGTGGGGTAACCCTCGACGTCGAGCTTCATGAACCAGCCGTCGGGATCGGCGACGACCGGCAGCTCCGCCATTCCGTACTGCGTCGCCAACCGTTCGATCTGGTCGTGACGCCAGCCGCCGTAGACCGGAGCCACGATCTCGAATCGCCCGTCCGCGCCGAACTCGCGGGCGAGTCTCGCGAGGTCCGGGGCTTCCCGCGTGCACGGCTTGCAACCCCCCGCCCAGAAATCGACGAGGTAGACCTTCCCCGGCGCATCGAGGGTAACGAACGACCCGTCGGGCCGCTGGAAACGAAGCGGGGATGGGAGCGGTCCGGTCGGAAGATCCGCGGCGCGTGCGCCGGTGACCAGGAGCCCGACCGACATCACTTGAGCGAGCGCGGCCACCGGCGTAGAAAGGCGCAGGCACACCTCCCATCGACTTGGGTCTGCGCTGATTGTAGTCGCCCTGGGAACAGCGGCCGTCACGGCCGCGGAGCCGCTGCGGATCGCGAAGCTTCAGCGCTTCGCCCCGTTCGCGTTCCAGGACCTCGCCGGGAAGACCTGGACCGAGGCCGACTTCCTCGGGCGCGTCACCGTGATCGAGATCTGGTCGAGCTGGTGCGGTCCGTGCGTGAAGAACCTCCCGGAGGTCCGGAAGCTGCACGAGCGCCTGAAGGGCGACCCGTCGACCCGGTTCGTCTCGATTGCGGAGGACCGGTCCCCGGAGCGACTGCAGGCGCTGTTCGCCCGTTCGCCCGGATCGTCGTTTCCCGTGTTGGTCGCGGGCGAGGGGATCGAGCCACAAACGCTGCCGAC
This window encodes:
- a CDS encoding medium chain dehydrogenase/reductase family protein, giving the protein MKHRRIVVTHYGGPEVVRVVEEECPEPVHGEVRVKVLAAGVSLPDVLAREGVHPETPRPPFTPGWDLVGVVDRLGAEVTGVEAGRVVTAMPIHGAWAEFVCLPERELIPVPAGLDPAEAVSLVLNYVTAFQMMHRTASVRSGARVLIHGAAGGVGTALLQLGRLAGLEMYGTCSPRGASTVSELGAVPIDYRERDFVEEIRRITGDGVDVVFDPIGGDHLWRSRKALRPGGKVVGYGLSTSLRGEGLTSSRPGRRQRFRGTAAFARTIAASWLLPGRRRVVPYSIQTLKKVKPAWFREDLVALLDFLQQGKIRPLVASRFPLAEARQAQELLEKGGVIGKIVLVSAG
- a CDS encoding SRPBCC domain-containing protein: MPTAKRLQFSVVIAAPPAKIWSTMLELDSYREWTRAFCEGSYYEGSWERGARIRFLAPGGEGMVAEIAECRPHEFVSIRHLGVIAGGVEDTTSETVRAWAPAYENYTLESVPEGTRLVVDQDVTAEYEAMMGEMWPKALERLKGLCERSA
- a CDS encoding GNAT family N-acetyltransferase, coding for MIDLRVATEADLPEVRELLREYHAWTGVDLGFQGFERELAELPGGYAAPDGVLLVACLDGAMVGCVAAHRWNDDVCEMKRLYVRDAARGTGCGRALVRRVLDWAREARYRRVVLDTLPVMDQAQRMYERLGFRDIPPYRPNPVPGARYLGLTLE
- a CDS encoding dihydrofolate reductase family protein, coding for MSKLRVLCFGTSLDGYGAGPNQSLEHPLGVGGPEMMAWFFPTRTWTRMQGGDGGETGVDDTMAAQGFEGIGAWILGRNMFGPVRGPWPDESWKGWWGDEPPYHVPVFVLTHHARAPLKMAGGTEFFFVTDGIHAALERAREAAGGKDVRLGGGVATVRQYLRARLIDDLHLAVRPVLLGSGEALFHDLDLRALGYECARHVAGERAMHVFLRRR
- a CDS encoding SDR family NAD(P)-dependent oxidoreductase, which codes for MKFLPALMLVLCAVHPAPAEEPPPAPEAPKRAVLVTGASAGIGRKITEKLAAEGFFVFAGARKEQDLKDLDAIPNVDSVRLDVTSQAEIAAAVETIRKSGRPLYAVVNNAGVVAIDPVLSTRDEDFDFQMQVNVYGVFRVTKAFAPLVVESKGRIVNISSISAFLTSGGAAGYTASKAAVEGFTAALATEMAPSGVAVIAVEPGAYNTDIVKKAYDRSVTKGFDGDRSKMKPPDEVAAAVHRALTDVKPKPRYMVVPSPEQAEKTIRSAIDAVVQLNEDQAYTYDREKLIKMLDEAMAKAKGR
- a CDS encoding TlpA disulfide reductase family protein, coding for MSVGLLVTGARAADLPTGPLPSPLRFQRPDGSFVTLDAPGKVYLVDFWAGGCKPCTREAPDLARLAREFGADGRFEIVAPVYGGWRHDQIERLATQYGMAELPVVADPDGWFMKLDVEGYPTKLLVRDGVVLVRELGGGRGTYRKWAPRIREALGKVPPTATPTSPSPSPSPRRAS
- a CDS encoding TlpA disulfide reductase family protein; translated protein: MAKLQRFAPFAFQDLAGKTWTEADFLGRVTVIEIWSSWCGPCVKNLPEVRKLHERLKGDPSTRFVSIAEDRSPERLQALFARSPGSSFPVLVAGEGIEPQTLPTTVILDREGYVREIRLGLGPGWVEDTLNSAEAVKKRLPVRFLR